Proteins encoded together in one Quercus lobata isolate SW786 chromosome 3, ValleyOak3.0 Primary Assembly, whole genome shotgun sequence window:
- the LOC115981325 gene encoding uncharacterized protein LOC115981325, whose amino-acid sequence MDGKSVGTISTRETLRWKVYVDGAANQRGSGIGLVLISPEGITIEKSLRFEFSATNNEAEYEALLQGMMMVQKLGGRAMEAFSNSKLVVGQVMGELEARDAGMQEYLGRVKRLQSDFESFNLTHVPRSENTHADSLATLATSPAHDLPRTILVEDLC is encoded by the coding sequence atggatggaaaatcagttggcaCAATATCAACACGGGAGACCTTGCGCTGGAAAGTCTACGTGGATGGTGCGGCCAACCAAAGAGGATCTGGAATTGGGCTAGTTTTAATATCGCCTGAAGGCATTACCATTGAGAAATCGCTAAGATTCGAGTTCTCAGCTACGAACAACGAGGCTGagtacgaagccttacttcaagggatgatgATGGTTCAAAAATTGGGTGGAAGGGCAATGGAAGCGTTCTCGAACTCCAAATTGGTCGTTggccaagtgatgggtgagttaGAAGCTAGGGATGCTGGAATGCAGGAATATCTCGGCCGGGTCAAACGCCTACAGTCAGACTTTGAATCCTTTAACCTAACGCATGTTCCGAGAAGTGAGAACACACATGCGGATTCCCTAGCCACTCTAGCCACATCCCCTGCACATGACCTGCCCAGGacgatccttgttgaagattTATGCTAG